One Kribbella sp. NBC_00662 genomic region harbors:
- a CDS encoding cyclopropane-fatty-acyl-phospholipid synthase family protein, with protein MVELKHEYYPRANEYDAEWLLSGDMGPNPLWLLEDLARELELRPGMRVLDLGSGKGATAVFLAKEYGVQVWAADLWVDPTEAAAYIAPQDGVVTLKAEAHTLPFAKGFFDAIVCVDAYEYFGTADNYLAYLTSFLKPGGQLGVATPAMTKELRELGHIPEHIKKLVGWEALAWHTADWWRFQWAITELVDVTAARLQHNGWSDWLRWSRAVSEYRGERDGALDMLEADQGEYLTFAILAARKR; from the coding sequence GTGGTGGAACTGAAGCACGAGTACTATCCGCGGGCCAACGAGTACGACGCCGAGTGGTTGCTGTCCGGCGACATGGGCCCGAATCCCCTGTGGTTGCTGGAGGATCTCGCGCGCGAGCTCGAGCTGCGGCCCGGCATGCGGGTGCTCGATCTCGGATCCGGGAAGGGCGCGACCGCAGTCTTCCTGGCGAAGGAGTACGGCGTACAGGTGTGGGCCGCGGACCTGTGGGTCGACCCGACAGAGGCCGCCGCCTACATCGCTCCCCAGGACGGGGTCGTGACGCTCAAGGCGGAGGCCCATACGCTGCCGTTCGCGAAGGGCTTCTTCGACGCGATCGTGTGCGTCGACGCGTACGAGTATTTCGGCACCGCCGACAACTACCTCGCCTACCTCACCAGCTTCCTCAAGCCGGGCGGGCAGCTCGGTGTCGCGACGCCGGCGATGACGAAGGAGCTCCGCGAGCTCGGCCACATCCCGGAGCACATCAAGAAGCTGGTCGGGTGGGAGGCGCTCGCCTGGCACACCGCGGACTGGTGGCGGTTCCAATGGGCCATCACCGAGCTCGTCGACGTCACCGCGGCGCGGCTCCAGCACAACGGCTGGTCGGACTGGCTGCGGTGGTCCCGCGCGGTCTCGGAGTACCGAGGTGAGCGCGACGGCGCACTCGACATGCTCGAGGCCGATCAGGG
- a CDS encoding class I SAM-dependent methyltransferase — translation MVDLDPLIHEFYRDRYVEDDRLIRSGHGRLEFVRTQELLRRWLPPASDVLDVGGATGIHARWLAEDGHRVTLVDPVVEHVEQAAAVGTFGAEVGDARQLRQVDASVDVTLLLGPLYHLVEASDRALALSEARRVTRPGGLVIAAGINRYGGLIEAGSNGFLSPENLHLFTEPFASGRNDGKSGFTVAYFHHADELATEFTTAGLTDVDVLGVEGPAANILQNTAGEAAESLLPSAVLLARQVESDPRLISAGFHFLARGTR, via the coding sequence ATGGTTGATCTTGATCCGTTGATTCATGAGTTCTATCGGGACCGGTACGTCGAGGACGATCGGCTGATCCGGTCCGGGCACGGCCGGCTGGAGTTCGTGCGGACCCAGGAGCTGCTCCGGAGATGGCTGCCGCCCGCGTCCGACGTACTCGATGTGGGCGGCGCGACCGGGATCCACGCGCGCTGGCTCGCCGAGGACGGTCACCGGGTCACGCTCGTCGACCCGGTCGTGGAACATGTCGAGCAGGCAGCCGCCGTCGGCACGTTCGGCGCGGAGGTGGGTGACGCCCGGCAACTCCGGCAGGTCGACGCGAGCGTGGATGTCACGCTCCTCCTCGGTCCGCTCTATCACCTGGTCGAGGCGTCCGACCGTGCCCTGGCCCTGTCCGAGGCGCGCCGGGTGACACGCCCCGGCGGCTTGGTGATCGCGGCCGGGATCAACAGGTACGGCGGTCTGATCGAGGCCGGAAGCAATGGTTTCCTCAGCCCGGAGAACCTGCATCTGTTCACCGAACCTTTCGCCTCCGGCCGCAACGACGGCAAGTCCGGTTTCACCGTCGCGTACTTCCACCATGCCGACGAGCTGGCCACCGAGTTCACCACTGCCGGACTCACCGACGTCGACGTCCTCGGTGTCGAAGGCCCCGCCGCCAACATCCTGCAGAACACCGCGGGCGAAGCCGCCGAATCGCTCCTGCCGTCCGCCGTCCTCCTGGCTCGCCAGGTCGAGTCCGACCCAAGGCTCATCTCCGCCGGCTTCCACTTCCTCGCTCGCGGCACCCGCTGA
- a CDS encoding neutral zinc metallopeptidase: MADKPAPKPGHFLPGGEGEQGTPDVQRPSAASASAPLAAPTPRLGGEAPPTPPQLQGTRIDSRRTTLSGSRLGPPAADDPAAAAYQAVFHPQPIPFDPTKRRSKGLVALIVVAALLFVAGGVTFAAKVISSDKFSVNPLVTPSVKPTGGEPTTTEPPVGKGTPDADIVGKNAIYAAGAMPVVKCQEPAFRPTSMENVRSYYEALTACMDKAWKPIVTKAGFEFRSPRLIIYNEGDETACGVQKDLALYCQDDQGGSATMPWQKIVEDYPKHKAEIRAEMAQSFAFVYGVHVQNLTGMAEASDNLADVAANKTKQFEQQRRAALQAYCFGAVFFGAAKNSFPLRGELLNQWNGLIQRRGDDVTKDKTPDHGSSKSLALWMNQGFATTNPGSCNTFVAASAKVS; encoded by the coding sequence ATGGCCGACAAGCCGGCACCCAAGCCTGGTCATTTCCTGCCTGGCGGCGAGGGTGAGCAGGGGACTCCGGACGTGCAGCGTCCGAGCGCGGCCTCGGCATCCGCACCGCTGGCCGCGCCGACGCCGCGACTGGGTGGCGAGGCTCCGCCGACTCCGCCCCAGCTGCAGGGCACCCGGATCGACTCTCGGCGTACGACGTTGTCCGGCAGCCGGCTCGGACCGCCGGCGGCCGACGACCCGGCGGCTGCCGCGTACCAGGCGGTGTTCCACCCGCAGCCGATCCCGTTCGACCCGACGAAGCGGCGGTCCAAGGGCCTGGTCGCGCTGATCGTGGTCGCCGCGCTGCTGTTCGTCGCCGGTGGCGTGACGTTCGCGGCCAAGGTGATCTCGTCCGACAAGTTCAGCGTGAATCCGCTGGTCACGCCGTCCGTGAAGCCGACCGGCGGCGAGCCGACGACCACCGAGCCCCCGGTCGGGAAGGGGACGCCGGACGCCGACATCGTCGGCAAGAACGCGATCTACGCGGCCGGGGCGATGCCGGTGGTGAAGTGCCAGGAGCCCGCGTTCCGGCCGACGTCGATGGAGAACGTGCGCTCGTACTACGAGGCGCTGACGGCATGTATGGACAAGGCCTGGAAGCCGATCGTGACCAAGGCCGGGTTCGAGTTCCGGTCGCCGCGGCTGATCATCTACAACGAGGGCGACGAGACGGCCTGCGGCGTACAGAAGGACCTCGCGCTGTACTGCCAGGACGACCAGGGCGGCAGCGCGACGATGCCGTGGCAGAAGATCGTCGAGGACTACCCGAAGCACAAGGCCGAGATCCGCGCGGAGATGGCGCAGTCGTTCGCGTTCGTGTACGGCGTCCACGTGCAGAACCTGACCGGGATGGCCGAGGCGTCCGACAACCTCGCCGACGTCGCCGCGAACAAGACCAAGCAGTTCGAGCAGCAGCGGCGGGCCGCCCTGCAGGCGTACTGCTTCGGTGCGGTGTTCTTCGGCGCGGCCAAGAACAGCTTCCCACTGCGCGGCGAGCTGCTGAACCAGTGGAACGGGCTGATCCAGCGCCGCGGCGACGACGTGACCAAGGACAAAACCCCCGACCACGGCTCGAGCAAAAGCCTGGCCCTGTGGATGAACCAGGGCTTCGCGACAACCAACCCGGGCAGCTGCAACACTTTCGTCGCAGCATCCGCGAAGGTCAGCTGA
- a CDS encoding neutral zinc metallopeptidase, with amino-acid sequence MPESEDGTPKPGHFLPGGSEEPVAGTRPLILKSRQPDGLGKARSVALDDAPLRRKARPIPTEPGTTSEYSGPPVAPLTGAPLTPLTGTRRIGGPRSTGWHKNPSRGVPQFSTEPPPVKPPRHYSRRVIAGLSALVLVMLTGATVAGFKLINSYDTRVDNPLSQPSVKKSQVPIPIPPDPTVTVTVPGIPDMVRLQKNKIYTSGKVAAVSCKEPAIKPDSQSAILRYYQALLPCLNKAWEPIVKRAGYDFRAPKLRLQTSQATSEDTCTGESDTAFYCGYDESINISWKHDLANYKDSPEGARVWMLDTMAHEYGHHVQEMTEMLTAETSREGWTNSKAMKLEWSRRLELQATCFGAAFLGANKKPLGLSGEKLRLWQWEVQHSGDEYNPKKVRDHGSRKSNWAWSDPGFKSASPASCNTFSAPATKVS; translated from the coding sequence ATGCCTGAGTCCGAGGACGGTACGCCGAAGCCGGGACACTTCCTGCCCGGCGGCAGCGAGGAGCCCGTCGCCGGGACGCGTCCGCTGATCCTGAAGAGCCGCCAACCCGACGGCCTCGGCAAGGCGCGTTCGGTCGCGCTCGACGACGCCCCGCTACGCCGCAAGGCCCGCCCGATCCCGACCGAACCGGGCACGACGAGCGAGTACAGCGGCCCACCGGTCGCACCGCTCACCGGCGCCCCGCTGACCCCGCTCACCGGCACCCGCCGGATCGGCGGCCCCCGGTCGACGGGCTGGCACAAGAACCCGTCCCGCGGCGTACCGCAGTTCTCGACCGAACCACCACCGGTCAAACCGCCACGCCACTACTCCCGCCGCGTGATCGCCGGTCTCTCGGCCCTGGTCCTCGTCATGCTCACCGGCGCCACCGTCGCCGGCTTCAAACTGATCAACTCCTACGACACCAGGGTCGACAACCCCCTCTCGCAGCCGTCGGTGAAGAAGTCCCAGGTCCCCATCCCGATCCCCCCGGACCCGACGGTCACCGTCACCGTCCCGGGGATCCCGGACATGGTCCGCCTGCAGAAGAACAAGATCTACACGTCGGGCAAGGTCGCGGCGGTCAGCTGCAAGGAGCCGGCGATCAAGCCGGACTCGCAGTCCGCGATCCTGCGCTACTACCAGGCGCTGTTGCCCTGTCTGAACAAGGCGTGGGAGCCGATCGTCAAGCGGGCCGGGTACGACTTCCGGGCGCCGAAACTGAGGCTGCAGACCAGCCAGGCCACGTCCGAGGACACCTGCACCGGTGAGTCGGACACGGCGTTCTACTGCGGTTACGACGAGAGCATCAACATCAGCTGGAAGCACGACCTCGCGAACTACAAGGACAGCCCGGAAGGTGCCCGGGTCTGGATGCTCGACACGATGGCGCACGAGTACGGCCACCACGTGCAGGAGATGACCGAGATGCTCACCGCGGAGACCTCCCGCGAGGGCTGGACGAACTCCAAGGCGATGAAGCTCGAGTGGTCGCGCCGCCTGGAACTGCAGGCGACGTGCTTCGGCGCGGCCTTCCTCGGCGCCAACAAGAAGCCACTCGGGTTGTCCGGGGAGAAGCTGCGGCTCTGGCAGTGGGAGGTGCAGCACTCCGGCGACGAGTACAACCCGAAGAAGGTCCGCGACCACGGCTCCCGCAAGAGCAACTGGGCCTGGTCCGACCCCGGTTTCAAATCCGCCAGCCCGGCCTCCTGCAACACCTTCTCGGCCCCCGCCACCAAGGTGAGCTGA
- a CDS encoding neutral zinc metallopeptidase — MTPTPKPSRAPVPSKTVRVRPKAPEPTPTYRSLEKTYLVRNKIYSAGRVPAVTCAVPEIALRTRKEVQQYASAVLGCLQRAWKPVVERSDVEFTSAKVYAVNAGSTTRCGILTKEVGGFYCADGSGIYLDWRGLVEDDVYNRVWAGVYLQYTMAHEFGHHVQQLVGISEYYDERSERIKGARGLQEMRRHELQASCFASAFLGANQQTLGLYDAKLQAYRDAAYSGDDDPPASTPDHGSRESSTAWANAAFTSQSPSACNTWSVPAGKVT; from the coding sequence GTGACCCCGACGCCAAAACCCAGCCGAGCACCGGTTCCGTCGAAGACCGTGCGGGTTCGGCCGAAGGCACCGGAGCCGACCCCGACGTACCGATCGTTGGAGAAGACCTACCTGGTCCGCAACAAGATCTACTCGGCCGGTCGGGTTCCGGCGGTCACCTGTGCGGTGCCAGAGATCGCGCTGAGGACGCGTAAGGAAGTGCAGCAGTACGCGAGTGCGGTCCTGGGCTGTCTCCAGCGAGCCTGGAAGCCAGTTGTCGAGCGTTCGGACGTCGAGTTCACCTCCGCAAAGGTGTACGCCGTCAACGCCGGCTCGACGACCCGCTGCGGGATCCTCACCAAGGAGGTCGGCGGCTTCTACTGCGCGGACGGCTCCGGCATCTATCTCGACTGGCGGGGGCTCGTCGAAGACGACGTGTACAACCGGGTGTGGGCCGGGGTGTACCTCCAGTACACGATGGCGCACGAGTTCGGTCACCATGTGCAGCAGCTGGTCGGAATCTCGGAGTACTACGACGAACGTTCGGAACGCATCAAGGGTGCGCGTGGCCTGCAGGAGATGCGTCGGCACGAACTGCAGGCGTCCTGCTTCGCGTCCGCGTTCCTCGGCGCGAATCAGCAGACGCTGGGCCTGTACGACGCCAAGCTCCAGGCCTACCGGGACGCGGCGTACTCCGGCGACGACGACCCACCGGCATCCACACCGGACCACGGATCCCGCGAGAGCAGCACCGCCTGGGCCAACGCCGCCTTCACATCCCAATCCCCCTCCGCCTGCAACACCTGGTCCGTCCCTGCCGGCAAGGTCACCTGA